CTCCAATTAAACACCCTCACAGTCTGCACTGCAAAAGTTTTAAGTCAGATGTTAGCCAAATCAAATGCACAATAGAAGAATAAGCCAGGGTAAAAAAACCAGGTCAGGTTGCACCATCTTTGGGAAGTCTAGTCTGGTATTTGGTGGCCAACTCAGCATAACCTGATAAATCACAATCTTCTCGCAGAAGGGTCAACTTTGCAAGCAAACCCATCCAGCAACTGATTGTTCATCACATACATAACATTTTAGCTAGAGATCAAGAATTAGAGCTACTCTTAAAACTCCTATATAGGAATCGGCCTAACTAAGGCATTTGTTCCTTTCAATGTCACTTTGTGCATAAAGGACTATTTATTTCAACAAGTGGGAGGCAAGGAGAAGGAAAGGTGAAAGGCTCCAGAGAAGAATCATTAGATAAAAGGACAAAacagtttttaactttttgctaGAGCATAAAGCAATTTAGTTAATGCCCCTTCTTTGACTTTCAGCCTTCCATCGGCAGTCGGGAGGAAAACAtcaaattggcatttgaaatgTTCTTTTAATCGTGTATATTCCTAACAAAAGCTAATTTATAACATTTGCTGGGAGGAAATTTTCTTTGGGAGTTTCATCTAAGAACAACCAACCAACCAAACACAAGGCAAATTCAGAAATTGAAGAATAACTCTACTATGCAAGTGCCAATGCCTCCAGAACGCAAAAGCATAGTGAAGTATCAATTTCTTCAAGACAACCACAGAAAGTTTTAATGAGCAAGAGATAGGAACAAACAAGTTAAAGCTTCTCCCGCATGACATTCTGAGTTTAAATATGATCAACACTGAAGAGAACAGTAGTGAGTAATCTTACGGGGCCATCCAACGGTAAGTCCCTGTCTCGGGGGTCATTCCTTCGGTCTGGACCTCAATTCGAGCAACCCCAAAATCAGCAATCTTGATTGATTTATCAGAAAAAATTAGGAGATTGTCAGATTTTAAATCTCTGTGGATCAAACCAAGCCCGTGAACGTACTCCATTCCCTTAGCAACATCCAAGGCCTGTCTAACAGCCAATTTCAACGGAACGGACCTATTGTGCCGTTTCATCAAAAACTGCCGAACTGAACCTCCTTTTGCATATTCTGTAACAATGCACCAGACCATTGGCTTACGGCATGCACCAATGAATCGGACAATATTAGGATGCTTCAATGTGGCCAACATCATGACTTCTTGCTGAAACTGCTGCTCCATCAGCTGCGCCCTTTCTGGATCATTCTCTGGCCTCTCCAAGATCTTGATGGCAACTTCCTCGCCATTGTAAGTACCTCTGTAGAGCTTTCCAAAAGCCCCTTGCGCAAAAGGTGCACCCATATTGAGTTTCCTCAGATCGATAGTCCACTcgtcaaaattttcaagtcCCAAGGTTGGAGAACTGTTATCCATAAGAGCTTGGGCCAATGCATCATCACTCAAAGCATGCGTGACTCTTCCTCTGTGATTCACACTCTGGGCAACAGAATAGTTGTCATTGGCACGCCGTCGCAGGCCTTGGTGATTCAGAATGCGAGTATGGGAATCACTAGAGTCGACACTGCTGTTATCTATGGACATCGCAACAGACCCTCCACCATTGCTTGTTTGGAGGCTTCCAAAACTCTCTATGGACATGTTGGAACCCTCGCTGAGTTTGTGATAAAAGGCTTGGGACGAATCATAGAAATTGTTGTCATGGTTCTTCAGACCAATAATCCCAGGAAACTTCTGGCCGGCCTCCAACATTTCCAAAGTCCCAAAAAAAGCACAGGCTCTCAGCCTCAGTTCAGTTCATAAGCAATTTATAACTGGAGATGTCAGTCCACAGTAGTAATGAAACCCTGCAAGAGTAGCAAACCCATTTTTCAGCATCATCTTGCCGATTGAATCTCACCCATCGCAAGATTTTATCGAGGGAAGACGGGGCAATAGGCTTGGTGCAACAAGGGCTAGCGCAGCTGCTGGTGCGAAAACATACGATGAAACTAATTGGTCCTACGAAAGAGCTAAATCTAGAGTAAAAATCGGACGTGAAGAACCCAAGGAAGCGCCGAGAGAAGCAGCACGCCCTAGAAAGTTCGATCCTCTTAACTCAACTTGTGCCCGATATGCGAACATATCCAGAAATAGAATGAAGGGACGAAATAGGAGAAGCGGGAGCGAATTTTAAGGAGAGTGAAAAGGCGTAATCAGGCAAATTAACAGTAGAgacaaaggaaacaaaagagggGGAGCTGCAAATCGACGGCCCCTCGAGGAGGAGCAAGCGGATTGAAGGAGAGCATACCTGGGCGGTGGGGGGAGACCACTTTGACTTTGGGCAATTGGATGAAGGACAAGTGGAGGAGAAGTAGGACTGCCTTCACACGCCGGAATCTGATCGAATCTGATCTAGCCCAAAAGCCACAGCGAATTttgagggaaaaggaaagagatggtgatcaaagagaagaggaagaagaagaagaagaagctgcaaTGGCAAGAAACAGTGGTCTTCGGGTCTTCGCTTTTTGGCTCATCTCCGCTTTTGCTTCTTTGTTGTTATTTACCCTTGGCTCCCTCTTGGAGTCCCGGTCCGACCGAGCAGGCCTATCGTGTGAGCACTCACACTTTACCCTTTCCCTCCCTCCCACCCCCCACACCACTCCCAACTCCCACGTGGCAAGGCAGTCGATCACCAGCTCGCTCACTGGGCCGGGCCTCCTTTTGCTTAAAAGCCCCAAGCCCATTCGCACCCCTTCGTCCGCTGTTCGGACTTCGATTTTCATCCTCGGACCCATAAACACATGATTCGATTaacatttttattaaataaaaaaaaaaaagggattcatttcatttgtttacgttagaaaaaaaacaaacaaacacacacacacacattgctGTCGAATGATCCGAAAATATCCAAGGCAATGAGACATATTAATTTTTCGACATCCTCCCGAAACTGATTTTTGGGATCAACCAATTAGTTTTTTGTTGGGAATAAATTCCCACctccaattttccttttctattcgCATATGactaacttgaaatttttctaaatcattcgcCTTTTAAAGTTGGCCGAATCGAAAGCTCTATcatttgttatatatatatgcatgagaAGTCGTAAAACCGAGAAACTGGCATATTTGGgtaacaatgaaaaataaaataagaaagagagagagtactgAATCAAGTGTACATAGCATAATCAAAGCAGTTAAGTGACGTATAAGCCAAGAACGCAAGTATACACACATTTAATACCTTCTTCCACTACAATTAATTCTACTTAGACCTGGGTTTGAACTCCCGTCACAacccctcttcctcttcctcttcctcttcttcttcttcttcttcaagcccTTGTATCATGTATGTCGCCATGGCCTTATTTCCCCATAACTCGAATCACTCCATAGTCATTGGCTGGGTAATGCAACACCTGAAGCGAGCCTTGCGAACAGTCGTCATGATTTCAGTCTCTGCATTCTCAAGCATTCTCACTACTTCAGCGAAAGGAGGCCTGACATCTGGGTTGGCATCCCAGCATCTAGTCATAATGTCGCTGAGAATGGGTAGACAATCTCCGGGGATGATTGGGCGGACACCTTTGTTGACAACTGCAAATGCCGCCTGCACGGCGGTCATGTTTTGGAAGGGGAGCATTCCTGTGATTAGTTCCCACAGGACGATTCCAAAACTATATACATCCACTTTCTGAGTGTAGGGCCTGTGCTGGATCATCTCCCTGCATGAATATAGGAAGAGGTACAGAAATGCAGCTGAGGATAGACAGACAGAAATTCGGATAGTTTCAAGACTGGAACATACACAAAAAGATTTTCGCAACCCTGAAAGCTAATTGGTGCTTCTTATTAGCTCTCTCGACATCACAAATTTGACTAGATATGCAGAAGCTCGTCATCGCACCATTAAAACACGATATCTGGGTCTATGACCGAAAAAATCCAGCTTGTGTAATCTACAGAATTCAGTACAAGACCTGCTGGATGCAAGAATAACCATATGAAGCCCAACAGGGCCTTTGAGTccctttctttcaatttcaataatgTCAACACATCATTTTCAGCAAGAGAGTGTTCTAATTGTCGCCTGGGTTGGCCTCGAAGATTGCAGATGGCCAGAAACAGACGGTAACTAGTAAGATAACAAACACATTGATTATATCCCGATTAATATGATGGGAAGAGCATTCCACTTTTTGTTGTCTTCATCCCTATTTCCCTACTTCAATTGATATCACGCTAACACTGCACAACCATTGGAAACCACTCCACAGTTCCTATTGTCATAGGAACTTCCTACTACAAGCAAGTATTCTAATTCTAACAGAAAATAGGGTGCCATGCCCTACCAGCTATAGAAAACATGACATCTTATAAGGCCAAATAGACAATGCGGCCAACTACATAGCACGTATCGAAAGCCACTTGGCAGAGGCGAGAGGGTCCACAACGTGTTCAATCGTCTACTTGTAAACACACATGTTGAATGGAGATGGAACAAAAACAGATTTAAATTAAGTAACAAGAATTGAAAGGAGAACCAACAGTCCAAATCATACCGGATTAACACTAGGAATTGAAGatacaaatccaaaacaccccCATAGTCAGACCCTGAAAATTCTAATTAAGATGTTAGCCTCACCAAATCCATTGCAAAATAGAAGAATAAGCCACGGGGGGAAAAACCAGATTGGGTCGCATTATCTTAGGGAAGTCTAGGGTTCGCTGTGACAGCATAACCTGATAAATCGCAATCTTCTCACAGAAAGGGTCAATTTTGCAAGCAAACCCATCCAGTGACTGATTATTAATCTTGTCCATGACATTTGAGCTGAAGATCAAGAATTAGAGCTACTGATATATGAATTGGCCTAAGGCATTTGCTCCTTTGAATGTCACTCCATGCATAAAGGACTAGTTAATGTCTGTTGGAACAAATAGTGGGAGGCGAGGGGGAAGGAAAGGTGAAAAGTTCCAAAGGTGACTCATTAGATAAAAGCACAAAACAGTTTTCAACTTTTTGCTAGAGCATATAGCAATTTAAGTGATGTCCCTTCTTTGACATTTCAGCCTTCCAGCAGCGGTGGTAGTAATACATCCAACTGAAATCGACCTGTTCATCTAATTGCTTCTATTCTTCTAAAATCAGACTAATTTGCAGTGTTTGTGGCAAGGTGTTTCTCTTTGGAATAGGGTAAAAACATTGTAAAATCCAATGAAGAATAAGCCTACGCAAGTTCCTAATGCCACCAGAATGCAAAAGCATACTTGGGTACACGTGGTAAGCAAATTATTCTAGACAACCAAACAGAAAGTTCTAACGAGCAAAAAATCAGGCACAAACAAGTTAAGCTTCTCCCACATAGCATGCCGAGCTTGAATATGTTTGACATTAAGTAATTAGAGCTCCATATTTGAGCAGTGAAGAATCTTACGGGGCCATCCAACGGTAAGTTCCCGTCTCGGGTGTCATTCCTTCGGTCTGGACCTCAATTCGAGCAACCCCGAAATCAgcaattttgattgatttatcAGAGAAAATTAGTAGATTATCAGACTTTAAGTCTCTGTGGATCAAACTAAGCCCGTGAACATACGCCATTCCCCTAGCAACATCCAAGGCCTGCCTGACAGCCAATTTCAATGGAACGGCCCGATTGTGCCGTTTCATCAAAAACTGCCGCACAGAACCTCCTTTTGCGTATTCTGTAACAATGCACCAGACCATTGGCTTACGGCATGCACCAATGAATCGGACAATGTTAGGATGTTTCAATGTGGCCAACATCATGACTTCTTGCTGAAACTGTTGCTCCATCAGCTGCGCCCTTTCTGGATCATTCTCTGGCCTCTCCAAGATCTTGATGGCAACTTCCTCGCCATTGTAAGTACCTCTATATAGCTTTCCAAAAGCACCTTGGGCAAAAGGTGCACCCATATAGAGTTTCCTCAGATCGATAGTCCACtcctcaaaattttcaagtcCCAAGGTCGGGGAACTGTTATCCATAAGAGCTTGGGCCAATGCATCATCACTCAAAGCATGTGTGACTCCTCCTCTGTGATTCTCACTCTGTTGAACAGAATAGTTATCATTGGCCCGCCGTCGCAGGCCTTGGTGATCCAGAATGCGAGCATGGGAATCACTAGAGTCAACACTGCTGTTATCTATGGACATCGCAACAGACCCTCCACCATTGCTTGTTTGCAGGCTTCCAAAGCTCTCTATCGACATGTTAGAACCCTCGCTGAGTTTATGATAGAATCCTTGGGACAAATCATAATAAGTGTGATCATGGTTCTTGAGACCGATAATTCCAGGAAACTTCTGACCGCCGTCCAACATTCCTGAGTCCCCAAAAGTACCGGTGCTCAGCCTCTGTTCAGTTCATAAGCTACATGAAACTGCAGATGGCAGTCCACATTTGTAATTAGACCCTGCAAGAGTAGCAAACCCTAGTATAAGCATCATCGCGCTGGGAAGATCATCAATCAAATGACTATCGAGAGAAAACCGGGCAATACACTTGGGGTGATAAAAGATCGCGGCGCTACTGGGGGCCTAAAGAATACGATGAAATTTTATTACCGCTAGAATTGGTCCTCCAAGCAGCTAAACCTAGACCAAAAATCCGAGCGAAGATCCCAAGGAAGCTCCAAAATGAGCGGTACGCCCCCACATATTCCGACCCTCTAACTTCATTCATGCCCGAATTGAGGAGTAGAGAAGACATATTCAGAAGTAAAATGAAGCGGAAATTGAAAAGAGACCATTTGTCGGAGAGTAGGAAAGCCATGTTAAGGGAAATGacggaagaaagaaagaaacaaacaaaggAGGGAGCTGCAATCGACCAATGCAGGAAGCTGATTAAAAGAAAGCTTTACCTCGACTCGACGGAGAGCACTTTGACTTGGGGAATTCGAGGGAAGCACAAGTCGACAGCTACGACTTCCCCTCACTCAGTCGGATCGAATCTAATCGAATCAAATCTAATCCAGAACCACAGGAGcgaatctagagagagagagagagagagagagaggtgatcaagagaagaagaagaagaagatgatgatgatgatgatgatgatgatgaagaggacgagaagaagaggaggaggagctgcaATGGCAGGGAACAGTGGTCTTCCTTCGGGTTCGGGGTCTTCGCTTTTTGGctcatcttctttctccttttgttaTTACATTACTCTTCAGCTCCAAGTCCCGGTCCGAGCAGGCCTAGTGGCATCGCTTTTCCCAAAAACTTCAATTTCATAACAATTCCGTAGCAGTATCTAAAAATGCTGACATTTCACTTCATAAATATTCAAGCAAGATGTGttatataagataataagaCATAgcaataattggaaaaaaaaaattatgatctcCGAAAAGAGATGTTATTTTTTAGTACGAGCAATGTAATGAGTTTTATTATGCACAAgacataaattttttcaattattttattgaCATAACGATTACTTTCGAATGTGATTTTAAATCTTTATGTTACAATTGTATTTATTATGTTAACGAACCTTTTAGACAACAGCGACTAAGCAATCAAAAGTGGTGACTTCGATTGCCGCACACAATTATTGCTGTCAAATGGGATTGCTCATAATGAGGGTTTTTCGTTTAGACCACCTCGAAAGGCAATCACTAGTACTAGAAGACTATTGACGTTCAATTCATCGAAGGAGGTGaagttcgacccaaaaaaaaaaaaaaagatagaaaaaggaGGGGAGGTCTGGCACAGGCTGCTcgtgtttatttttattttttattgatttttctatttttaaaatctTAGGCtgtttaattattgaaaaaaaaaaggaaatttgaatttggaattCCAACCTTTCTCGTCTCACTCTGTCTTATAAATGGTCTTGTGATTCGAGTGCCTTAAAAGCCGTAACTGTTTGATGACAAGATGAAGTGTGCAATGTCCAAAAAGGCCCTCAACCTcatgcataaatttttttacgatGGTTGTCGCTTTACCTGGACGGATTTCTATTTATTCCTTTCCTCGAGAATAAAGCGTCCCCATGGAATGAATCAGTCGGTCCCCTTCGCCCGGCATTATGAGGCTCCCTTAATAAAAATGGATGTAACATTATTATTCCCTTATGTTTTACATCCATAGTGGCACGATTTATCATCTAGCCCAACTCTTCCGTGACATcatttgactctctctctctctctctctctctctctctctcccggcACTCCTCAAGAAAACAGCAATAATGATATCAAAGACTACGACAGACAACTGAGAAATGAAGATTGAAAAGTGAAATgtatttcaatttgatttagtCGTGATAGGATGCCTTAAATTATATGAACGAAAGATTTCGTGATGGTATTCCATTTTTCTAGTGATCGTAGAGGGCATCTTTTTCTACATAAAAATGGAACCGGAGACCAAGTTGTGTGGTGCCCAGTTCTAGGGGGAATCGGACcgacattttcttttcatttttctattttttaaatacaaaacctaatattctaaatatcGAAGCTTGCGGCATGTAGATGTAGTAATCTCTCACTGAACTTGGTCCGTCAGGGTAGATGTAATTTTTCAAGTCTCGGCATGCTCAGACTTCAAGGTACAAAACTTCACTTGCAGGCTTCGTGAGATCCCCCTTCCTTTCATCTTCCACAGCAGTTCACGTATCCACGAAGAGACCCAATTTGAGAATTATTCATCAACTCTCGCCATGAATTCGAAATTCAAGAATTCAGGAGCAATATTTGTTGTGTTTAAAATCTTCAACAAGTCAAACTCAACCGGCTTTATTAAACCGcttgggaaccgaaccggatcaCTCAATCTAGTATGGTCGGGAGGGACCTCCGGTCCGATCCACGGTTTCCCGAAACCGGGAGCCGATTACTCTCGCCGGCAGCGGCTTGGTTATTATACCCTTTTCCATGCTCTTAACGACTTAATGTCACGTAGTTCCAGTGGATCAGTGGCTTGATCTCTATTTATATGTTAACAACTTTTCTTTAGGAGGTTGTTGAACTCTTAGTGACTTCACTTAAAGAGTACAAATcttgaatttgaaagaattgaactTGACGTGAGGGCTATCCACACTTGTTGGGCTGGGTCTGCCTCATGGGCCCAGCTCGTCATCCTAtaaatggaaaaacaaagagaagaggAGCAGCTGAACGGTCGTGGGGGGAccgcagaaaaaggaaaaaaaaacagagggaCAGA
This genomic interval from Rhodamnia argentea isolate NSW1041297 chromosome 4, ASM2092103v1, whole genome shotgun sequence contains the following:
- the LOC115744473 gene encoding serine/threonine-protein kinase STY13-like, whose amino-acid sequence is MLDGGQKFPGIIGLKNHDHTYYDLSQGFYHKLSEGSNMSIESFGSLQTSNGGGSVAMSIDNSSVDSSDSHARILDHQGLRRRANDNYSVQQSENHRGGVTHALSDDALAQALMDNSSPTLGLENFEEWTIDLRKLYMGAPFAQGAFGKLYRGTYNGEEVAIKILERPENDPERAQLMEQQFQQEVMMLATLKHPNIVRFIGACRKPMVWCIVTEYAKGGSVRQFLMKRHNRAVPLKLAVRQALDVARGMAYVHGLSLIHRDLKSDNLLIFSDKSIKIADFGVARIEVQTEGMTPETGTYRWMAPEMIQHRPYTQKVDVYSFGIVLWELITGMLPFQNMTAVQAAFAVVNKGVRPIIPGDCLPILSDIMTRCWDANPDVRPPFAEVVRMLENAETEIMTTVRKARFRCCITQPMTME
- the LOC115744474 gene encoding serine/threonine-protein kinase STY13-like encodes the protein MLEAGQKFPGIIGLKNHDNNFYDSSQAFYHKLSEGSNMSIESFGSLQTSNGGGSVAMSIDNSSVDSSDSHTRILNHQGLRRRANDNYSVAQSVNHRGRVTHALSDDALAQALMDNSSPTLGLENFDEWTIDLRKLNMGAPFAQGAFGKLYRGTYNGEEVAIKILERPENDPERAQLMEQQFQQEVMMLATLKHPNIVRFIGACRKPMVWCIVTEYAKGGSVRQFLMKRHNRSVPLKLAVRQALDVAKGMEYVHGLGLIHRDLKSDNLLIFSDKSIKIADFGVARIEVQTEGMTPETGTYRWMAPEMIQHRPYTQKVDVYSFGIVLWELITGMLPFQNMTAVQAAFAVVNKGVRPIIPTDCLPILSDIMTRCWDANPDVRPPFTEVVRMLENAETEILTTVRKARFRCCMTQPMTMD